The proteins below are encoded in one region of Nyctibius grandis isolate bNycGra1 chromosome 7, bNycGra1.pri, whole genome shotgun sequence:
- the SLC25A40 gene encoding mitochondrial glutathione transporter SLC25A40: MGEMNDSNLDKTTIIQQAIASCCGAVITSLFVTPLDVIKTRLQAQSNPFSKGKCSVYSNGLMDHICVCENGDSKAWYKKPGHFKGTLDAFVKIIQIEGIKSLWSGLPPTLVMALPTTVIYFTCYDQVCEALKSRLGKENEHIPVLAGSLSRLGSVTVVSPLELIRTRMQYRKLSYKQLSMCVSSKVAADGWFSLWRGWSSTVLRDIPFSAMYWYNYERFKKMMCKEVGAHEPTFFIAFTSGAASGSIAAVITLPFDVVKTHRQTELWESETLKSATPLRLFTRKQRGTQQ; the protein is encoded by the exons ATGGGTGAAATGAATGATAGCAACTTAGATAAAACAACCATTATTCAGCAAGCAATAGCCTCTTGTTGTGGAGCTGTAATTACATCATTATTTG tAACGCCTCTTGATGTTATCAAAACTCGACTGCAAGCTCAAAGCAATCCATTCTCCAAAG GAAAGTGTTCTGTATACTCCAATGGCCTTATGGATCATATATGTGTTTGTGAGAATGGGGACAGCAAAGCCTGGTATAAAAAACCTGGGCATTTCAAAGGGACGTTG GATGCATTTGTGAAAATTATTCAAATAGAGGGAATTAAATCACTGTGGAGTGGACTTCCCCCAACACT AGTAATGGCACTTCCTACCACAGTAATCTATTTTACCTGCTATGACCAAGTGTGTGAAGCTCTGAAATCTAGactaggaaaggaaaatgaacacATTCCAGTTCTTGCAGGTTCCTTAAGCAGAC TTGGGTCAGTTACTGTAGTGAGCCCCCTGGAGCTGATCAGAACCAGAATGCAGTATCGCAAGTTGTCCTACAAGCAACTGTCCATGTGTGTCAGCAGTAAAGTGGCTGCAGATGGATGGTTTTCCCTGTGGAGGGGCTGGAGTTCTACTGTTCTCAGAGATATACCTTTCTCAG CAATGTACTGGTATAATTATGAACGTTTCAAGAAGATGATGTGCAAGGAAGTTGGTGCACATGAaccaacattttttattgcttttacttCAGGAGCAGCATCTGGCTCT ATTGCAGCTGTCATAACTCTGCCATTTGATGTAGTGAAAACACATAGGCAGACTGAACTTTGGGAGAGTGAGACCTTAAAAA gtgcgaccccccttcggctcttcactcgtaagcagcgAGGAACCCAGCAGTGA